The following proteins are co-located in the Neomonachus schauinslandi chromosome 8, ASM220157v2, whole genome shotgun sequence genome:
- the PGK2 gene encoding phosphoglycerate kinase 2, which yields MSLSKKLTLDKLDVKGKRVIMRVDFNVPMKKNQITNNQRIKASIPSIKYCLDNGARSVVLMSHLGRPDGVPMPDKYSLEPVAAELKSLLGKDVLFLKDCVGPEVEKACANPVAGSVILLENLRFHVEEEGKGQDPSGNKLKAQSDKIEAFRASLSKLGDVYVNDAFGTAHRAHSSMVGVNLPQKASGFLMKKELDYFAKALENPERPFLAILGGAKVADKIQLIQNMLDKVNEMIIGGGMAFTFLKVLNNMEIGASLFDEEGAKIVKDIMAKASKNGVNITFPVDFVTADKFEENAKVGQATVASGIPAGWMALDCGPETNKKNAQVVAQAKLIVWNGPVGVFEWDAFAKGTKALMDEIVKATYRGCITIIGGGDTATCCAKWNTEDKVSHVSTGGGASLELLEGKVLPGVEALSNL from the coding sequence ATGTCTCTTTCTAAGAAGTTAACTTTGGACAAGCTGGATGTTAAAGGGAAGCGAGTCATCATGAGAGTAGATTTTAATGTTCCCATGAAGAAGAACCAGATTACAAATAACCAGAGAATCAAAGCTTCCATCCCAAGCATCAAGTACTGTCTAGATAATGGAGCCAGGTCAGTAGTTCTTATGAGTCATCTAGGTCGACCTGATGGTGTTCCCATGCCAGATAAATACTCATTAGAGCCTGTTGCTGCTGAGCTCAAATCCTTACTGGGCAAGGATGTTCTGTTTCTAAAGGACTGTGTGGGCCCAGAAGTGGAGAAAGCCTGTGCCAACCCGGTTGCTGGTTCAGTTATCCTACTGGAGAACCTACGCTTTCatgtggaggaagaaggaaaaggccaAGATCCTTCTGGAAATAAGCTTAAAGCTCAATCAGATAAAATAGAAGCCTTCCGAGCATCACTCTCCAAACTAGGGGATGTCTATGTCAATGATGCTTTTGGCACTGCTCACCGGGCCCACAGTTCTATGGTGGGAGTGAATCTGCCCCAGAAAGCATCTGGATTCCTGATGAAAAAAGAGCTGGACTACTTTGCCAAAGCCTTGGAAAACCCAGAGAGACCCTTTCTGGCTATACTTGGTGGAGCCAAAGTGGCAGACAAAATCCAACTTATCCAAAATATGCTGGACAAAGTCAATGAGATGATAATTGGTGGTGGAATGGCTTTTACCTTCCTTAAGGTACTCAACAACATGGAGATTGGTGCATCCCTCTTTGATGAAGAAGGGGCCAAGATTGTCAAAGATATCATGGCTAAAGCCAGTAAGAATGGTGTGAACATTACCTTTCCTGTCGACTTTGTCACTGCTGACAAGTTTGAGGAGAATGCTAAGGTTGGCCAAGCCACTGTAGCATCAGGCATACCTGCTGGCTGGATGGCTTTGGACTGTGGTCCTGAGACCAACAAGAAGAATGCTCAAGTTGTGGCCCAAGCCAAGCTAATTGTGTGGAATGGACCTGTAGGGGTATTTGAATGGGATGCCTTTGCTaagggaacaaaagccctcaTGGATGAAATTGTGAAAGCCACTTACAGGGGCTGTATCACCATTATAGGAGGTGGAGACACTGCTACTTGCTGTGCCAAATGGAACACTGAAGATAAAGTCAGCCATGTGAGCACTGGAGGAGGTGCCAGTCTGGAACTCCTGGAAGGTAAAGTCCTTCCTGGAGTGGAAGCCCTCAGCAACCTGTAG